Proteins co-encoded in one Leptospira yasudae genomic window:
- a CDS encoding DedA family protein, translated as MTFQETLIQILNRFSETDPIFLWLFFAFSNFAENVFPPWPGDTITVFGGFLVARNLNSFGWPALVTSTFAGNLFGAWIMYRFGQMFLHWVRKKNFPFKDSLYDEESIEKTFAWFRRNSILVVLFSRFSAGIRFFVSIVAGMVKMNPILFFGVFSIAVSLWCGILIFSGFYLGSHWEDVLGFLEIYNRIIVTILAIAALVFFWHKKRQRTAKQNS; from the coding sequence ATGACTTTTCAGGAAACGCTGATCCAAATTCTTAACCGTTTTTCCGAAACGGACCCGATCTTTCTCTGGCTCTTTTTCGCCTTCTCCAATTTCGCGGAAAACGTTTTTCCTCCTTGGCCGGGAGATACGATCACCGTGTTCGGAGGATTTCTCGTCGCGAGAAATCTGAATTCATTCGGTTGGCCGGCTCTGGTTACGAGCACGTTTGCCGGAAATTTATTCGGGGCTTGGATCATGTATCGTTTCGGACAAATGTTTCTGCATTGGGTTCGCAAAAAGAATTTTCCGTTTAAGGATTCTCTCTACGACGAAGAATCGATCGAAAAGACGTTCGCTTGGTTTCGGAGAAATTCGATCTTAGTCGTGTTGTTCAGCCGATTCTCCGCGGGAATCCGATTCTTTGTTTCGATCGTCGCCGGCATGGTGAAGATGAATCCGATTCTGTTTTTCGGAGTTTTCAGCATAGCCGTCTCCCTTTGGTGCGGAATTTTGATTTTTTCCGGTTTTTATCTCGGTTCGCACTGGGAAGACGTTCTGGGTTTTTTAGAAATTTATAATAGAATCATCGTTACGATCTTGGCGATCGCCGCCCTCGTTTTCTTTTGGCATAAAAAAAGACAAAGAACCGCAAAACAAAATTCTTAG